GCGAACTTTTTCTAAAATAGCGATCGCTTCTGGATGAGCAACACAATAGCCTACGCGAAGAGCTGCTAAGCGAAAGGCTTTAGAAAAAGTACGTAATATTACCCAGTTGGGACGCTGGGCTAATTCACCAACCAAAGTAGTTTGACTGAATTCAAAGTAAGCTTCATCAATTACTACCAAAATTTGCTCGCTGAGACTTCTTAACCATGCCAATTCTGCCGCAGTTAAGGGATTGGCAGTTGGGGAATTGGGATGTACAACAAAAACCGCCCGAATTGGAGGATTTTGAGTTTGTTCAATAGCAGACTGTGCCGCTTTTAAGTCAATTTCAAAATTGGCATCATTTCTACCCACCGCTACTACAGGAATTCCCAAAGTTTTTGCTAAAATCCCGTACATTGAGAAAGTGGGATTGGCAACTAGAATGCTGCCTTCTCCACCCAGACAGGTGGCGATTAATAAAGAACGGATCAGTTCATCTGAACCATTGCCAACTGAAATATTGGCAGCAGTGAAAACAGATGGCAAGAGGCTAGCTGACTCATTGACATACTCAGCGATCGCAAGTTTTAGTGTCTCATGTCCGCCATCGGGGTAACGATTTGTTTCTATTACCTGCTGATATGCCCAAGCCAGCTTTTCTTTTAACTCCGGTGGCAAATCATAAGGGCTTTCATTTGTATCCAGCCGATCAAGTTGCGTCGGGACAGGTTCGGCTGTATCGCTGCTGGGGTGGGGTTTGTAAGCGGTAAATTGGGCTAAATCTGAGCGAATGAATGGAAGCATAATTTTAGTTATTAGTCAATAGTCAATAGTCAAGAGTCAATTGTCAGTTGTTAGTTGTTTGTATCTGACCACTGATAATGACTACTAACTACTGACTAAGAACATTGGTTAGATAAGAATTTCATATTTTACAGCTTCCTGGTAACTGACAAAAGAGGCAAATTGCTTGCCAAATTTC
Above is a window of Nostoc sp. UHCC 0702 DNA encoding:
- a CDS encoding histidinol-phosphate transaminase, with amino-acid sequence MLPFIRSDLAQFTAYKPHPSSDTAEPVPTQLDRLDTNESPYDLPPELKEKLAWAYQQVIETNRYPDGGHETLKLAIAEYVNESASLLPSVFTAANISVGNGSDELIRSLLIATCLGGEGSILVANPTFSMYGILAKTLGIPVVAVGRNDANFEIDLKAAQSAIEQTQNPPIRAVFVVHPNSPTANPLTAAELAWLRSLSEQILVVIDEAYFEFSQTTLVGELAQRPNWVILRTFSKAFRLAALRVGYCVAHPEAIAILEKVRLPYNLPSFSIAAALMALQNRQILLESIPQTLNERAKLIQALSHHSELQLTESAANFVFVRLKLNGSHPQDAPLKSLHQKLGSYGTLVREISQGLRITIGTPEENARTINRLQAALANLKLS